The following proteins are encoded in a genomic region of Acidobacteriota bacterium:
- a CDS encoding amino acid permease — translation MSLDNIERKTLIRGLGLVAAISIIIGNVIGTGVFLKARVMTCNVGSPTWVMVAWVAAGLLSLAGALTYAELTAMKPEAAGPYAFLRDSYGKLSSFLFGWMQSFIARTGSQAGVAVVFAIALNDYLDGGLKQTLFKTNVLGYDYEVTSLQIIAVAVIAIFTTLNCLSVSLSGQIATWLTTIKIALVLFVGLGAFFLVTGGSFANFSLMNTGGTCEGVAEAVKFGSAEYTFLGGFGAAMLAALWGYDGWDNLSFVAGEVKDPNRNIPIAIIGSVLLVIVLYVFASAAYFYVLDPTAIASVSKDSSVAKVVVSKFFSGDALSFGVGVAVAIFTVGLMLSSLGTLHTSILSSSRIPYAMAKDGLMFKPFSKLSVNSVPINGVLFQGVWASILAMSGSFDALTDYVIFGSWIFYALITSSIFLFRRKYPDAPRPSRAWGYPVVPVIFFTCFGMAAHQHDDHRTDPVFYWYRADIIGIARLLFLNVNREED, via the coding sequence ATGAGTCTCGACAATATCGAACGTAAAACTCTGATCCGCGGCCTCGGCCTTGTAGCCGCGATATCGATCATCATCGGAAATGTGATCGGCACGGGCGTGTTTCTAAAGGCACGTGTAATGACATGCAATGTCGGCAGCCCAACCTGGGTAATGGTCGCTTGGGTCGCCGCTGGTCTATTGTCGCTTGCCGGGGCACTGACTTATGCCGAGCTGACAGCAATGAAGCCTGAGGCAGCGGGACCATATGCGTTTTTGCGCGATTCGTACGGCAAATTGTCGAGTTTCTTGTTCGGTTGGATGCAGAGTTTTATTGCCCGAACCGGTTCACAGGCCGGCGTTGCCGTAGTGTTTGCGATCGCTCTGAACGACTATCTCGACGGCGGTTTGAAACAGACGCTCTTCAAGACGAATGTGCTCGGCTACGATTACGAGGTAACGTCGCTTCAGATCATTGCGGTGGCAGTGATCGCGATTTTTACAACACTTAACTGCCTTTCCGTTAGCCTCAGCGGCCAGATCGCAACTTGGCTGACGACGATAAAGATCGCATTGGTATTGTTCGTTGGCCTTGGAGCATTTTTCCTCGTAACCGGCGGCAGTTTTGCGAATTTCTCGCTAATGAATACCGGCGGTACCTGCGAAGGTGTTGCAGAGGCAGTGAAATTCGGATCGGCGGAATACACGTTCCTCGGCGGATTTGGTGCGGCAATGCTAGCCGCTCTCTGGGGGTACGACGGCTGGGACAATCTCTCGTTCGTTGCCGGCGAGGTCAAGGATCCGAACCGCAACATTCCGATCGCAATTATCGGCAGCGTTCTGCTCGTTATAGTACTCTACGTCTTTGCGAGTGCGGCATATTTCTACGTCCTCGATCCGACCGCGATCGCTTCCGTTTCGAAGGACTCGTCTGTCGCCAAGGTGGTCGTGAGCAAATTCTTTAGCGGAGACGCACTCAGTTTTGGAGTAGGCGTGGCGGTCGCGATCTTTACCGTCGGCCTGATGTTGTCGTCACTCGGAACGCTCCATACTTCGATCCTCAGTTCTTCGCGTATCCCGTACGCAATGGCCAAGGACGGTTTGATGTTCAAGCCATTTAGCAAGCTGTCGGTCAATTCTGTGCCGATCAACGGCGTGTTGTTCCAGGGCGTTTGGGCAAGCATTTTGGCTATGTCGGGCTCGTTCGATGCGCTGACCGATTATGTTATTTTTGGCTCATGGATCTTTTACGCATTGATCACATCTTCGATCTTTTTATTCCGTCGCAAATATCCTGACGCACCGCGGCCGTCTCGAGCATGGGGCTATCCTGTGGTACCGGTCATCTTTTTTACTTGTTTCGGGATGGCTGCTCATCAACACGATGATCACCGCACCGACCCAGTCTTTTATTGGTATCGGGCTGATATTATTGGGATTGCCCGTCTATTATTTCTTAACGTTAACAGGG